Proteins from one Catenulispora sp. EB89 genomic window:
- a CDS encoding cysteine hydrolase family protein encodes MSDTALLVMDVQRDIVDRFPDADYLPRLRGAIDAARTAGVPVVYVVVGFRPGHPEVSLRNKTFAAVSQTGRFVEGDAGAEIHPDVAPLPGDVVVTKKRVSAFAGSDLDVVLRSGDIRHLVLSGIATSGVVLSTCTQAADLDYQLTVLADGCLDGNPEVHRVLTEKLFPRQADVVTVEEWVKTLGA; translated from the coding sequence GTGTCAGACACCGCCCTGCTCGTGATGGACGTGCAGCGGGACATCGTGGACCGCTTCCCGGACGCCGACTACCTGCCGCGCCTGCGCGGTGCGATCGACGCCGCGCGGACGGCCGGCGTCCCGGTCGTCTACGTGGTGGTCGGGTTCCGCCCGGGACACCCGGAGGTCAGCCTGCGCAACAAGACCTTCGCCGCCGTGTCGCAGACGGGCCGGTTCGTCGAGGGCGATGCCGGTGCTGAGATCCATCCGGATGTCGCGCCGCTTCCCGGGGACGTCGTCGTCACCAAGAAGCGGGTGAGCGCGTTCGCGGGCAGCGATCTCGACGTCGTGCTCCGGTCCGGCGACATCCGGCACCTGGTGCTGAGCGGCATCGCCACCAGCGGGGTCGTGCTGTCCACGTGCACGCAGGCCGCCGATCTGGACTACCAGCTCACCGTGCTGGCCGACGGCTGCCTGGACGGTAATCCGGAGGTGCATCGGGTGCTGACCGAGAAGCTGTTTCCGCGGCAGGCTGATGTCGTCACTGTTGAGGAGTGGGTGAAGACGCTCGGCGCGTGA
- a CDS encoding NADP-dependent oxidoreductase, with amino-acid sequence MKAIRFHEFGGTEVLRFEDVEQPVPGAGQVLVRVAATSFNPVDDHIRAGALAEMLPIALPHVPGIDLAGTVAELGADVTGLEVGDKVVAMLPLDSAGGAAEYVLVSAQDLAPAPTSIDLADAAALPLTGLAAWQAVFELAELKPGQTVLVNGAGGAVGSLVVQLAVDAGAHVTAVDVPEHAERLRGYGADRVVGPLDLAAGPAAVGGPFEVVVNHVRVSPDELAQLTGYVADGGVAASSAGPIPEDPARGVRSASLWVRSDGAQLAELVAKVDAGRLRIHVADRRPVAELAAVHEDAGAGRLSGKTVLIAP; translated from the coding sequence ATGAAGGCAATACGTTTCCACGAGTTCGGCGGCACGGAGGTCCTGCGCTTCGAGGACGTCGAGCAGCCGGTCCCCGGCGCCGGGCAGGTGCTGGTGCGGGTGGCGGCCACCTCGTTCAACCCGGTCGACGACCACATCCGCGCCGGCGCCCTGGCCGAGATGCTGCCGATCGCCCTGCCGCACGTGCCGGGCATCGACCTGGCGGGCACCGTCGCCGAACTCGGCGCGGACGTGACCGGCCTGGAAGTCGGCGACAAGGTCGTCGCGATGCTGCCTTTGGACTCGGCCGGCGGCGCCGCCGAGTACGTGCTCGTCTCGGCCCAGGACCTGGCCCCGGCGCCCACGAGCATCGACCTGGCCGACGCCGCGGCGCTGCCGCTGACCGGCCTGGCGGCCTGGCAGGCGGTGTTCGAGCTGGCCGAGCTGAAGCCCGGGCAGACCGTCCTGGTCAACGGGGCCGGCGGCGCGGTGGGCAGCCTCGTGGTGCAGCTCGCGGTCGACGCCGGTGCGCACGTCACCGCGGTGGACGTGCCGGAGCACGCCGAGCGGCTGCGCGGCTACGGCGCGGACCGGGTCGTCGGTCCCCTCGACCTCGCCGCGGGCCCGGCCGCCGTGGGCGGTCCGTTCGAGGTCGTGGTGAACCACGTGCGCGTCTCCCCGGACGAGCTCGCGCAGCTCACGGGCTACGTCGCCGACGGCGGGGTCGCCGCCAGCTCGGCCGGCCCGATCCCGGAGGACCCGGCGCGCGGCGTGCGCAGCGCGAGCCTGTGGGTCCGCAGCGACGGCGCGCAGCTGGCCGAGCTGGTCGCCAAGGTGGACGCCGGCCGGCTGCGGATCCACGTCGCCGACCGGCGCCCCGTGGCCGAGCTGGCCGCCGTGCACGAGGACGCGGGCGCCGGGCGGCTGTCCGGCAAGACGGTGCTGATCGCTCCGTGA
- a CDS encoding class III extradiol ring-cleavage dioxygenase produces the protein MTGADRSTSHSRSQTPAGAYDDHLARVLPRAREQRVWTPADGPLPSLFVSHGAPFTLDDPRWLGDLFDWAQAMPKPRAIVVVSAHWEQAPVAISGAAAATPLYYDFSGFHPRYKTLPYATPDATDLARRLTGLLGRTPVHEFTDRGLDHGAFIPLMAMYPAADVPVVQLSMPSLDPGALLGLGARLRPLRDEGILVLGSGFMTHSFAVFRRPELAIDTAAFDEWAVDALVRADVDALADYRAKAPGAAIAHPTAEHFVPLLLSVGAADDPGSAVSAIDRMVMGNSTRSVQLT, from the coding sequence ATGACCGGAGCAGACCGCTCGACGTCGCATTCCCGATCGCAGACACCGGCCGGGGCGTACGACGACCACCTCGCCAGGGTCCTGCCCCGGGCGCGGGAACAGCGCGTGTGGACTCCCGCCGACGGCCCGCTGCCGAGCCTGTTCGTCAGCCACGGCGCCCCGTTCACCCTCGACGACCCGCGCTGGCTCGGCGACCTGTTCGACTGGGCCCAGGCGATGCCCAAGCCACGCGCCATCGTCGTCGTCTCAGCCCACTGGGAACAGGCGCCGGTCGCGATATCGGGAGCCGCGGCGGCGACCCCGCTCTACTACGACTTCAGCGGCTTCCACCCCCGCTACAAGACGCTGCCCTACGCGACCCCGGACGCCACCGACCTGGCCCGGCGCCTCACGGGCCTGCTCGGCCGGACCCCGGTGCACGAGTTCACCGACCGCGGCCTCGACCACGGCGCGTTCATCCCACTCATGGCCATGTACCCCGCGGCGGACGTCCCGGTCGTGCAGCTCTCGATGCCCAGCCTGGATCCCGGTGCCCTGCTCGGCCTCGGCGCGCGCCTGCGTCCGCTGCGTGACGAAGGCATCCTCGTCCTCGGCTCGGGGTTCATGACGCACAGCTTCGCCGTGTTCCGGCGACCGGAGCTCGCGATCGACACCGCAGCGTTCGACGAATGGGCCGTGGACGCTCTCGTCCGAGCCGACGTCGACGCCCTCGCCGACTACCGCGCCAAGGCGCCCGGCGCCGCGATCGCCCACCCCACGGCCGAGCACTTCGTCCCGCTGCTGCTCAGCGTCGGCGCCGCCGACGACCCCGGCAGCGCGGTGAGCGCCATCGACCGCATGGTCATGGGCAACTCGACGCGCTCGGTGCAGCTGACCTGA
- a CDS encoding MarR family winged helix-turn-helix transcriptional regulator, with product MDQPSPWLDDDQQALWQDLLTVVIALPAALDRQLQRDAGISNFEYGVLARLSMADDVTIRLSDLARGSDSTLPRMSKTMDRFEAREWVVRRPDPANGRYTLATLTEAGQQKLVESAPEHVAQVRRLVFDPLSAAQRRQLGVALSRVAATVRGELEGG from the coding sequence ATGGACCAACCCTCGCCCTGGCTCGACGACGACCAGCAGGCCCTGTGGCAGGACCTGCTCACCGTCGTCATCGCCCTCCCGGCAGCCCTCGACCGCCAGCTGCAACGAGACGCCGGCATCTCCAACTTCGAGTACGGCGTTCTGGCCCGGCTCTCCATGGCCGACGACGTCACGATCCGGCTGAGCGATCTGGCCCGGGGCTCCGACAGCACCCTGCCGCGCATGTCGAAGACGATGGACCGGTTCGAGGCCCGCGAGTGGGTCGTCCGGCGTCCCGACCCCGCCAACGGTCGCTACACGCTCGCGACGTTGACCGAAGCCGGGCAACAGAAGCTCGTGGAAAGCGCGCCGGAGCACGTCGCGCAGGTGAGGCGGCTCGTGTTCGATCCGCTCAGCGCGGCCCAGCGGCGTCAGCTCGGCGTGGCGCTCTCGCGTGTCGCGGCGACCGTGCGCGGCGAACTCGAAGGGGGGTAG
- a CDS encoding alkaline phosphatase family protein gives MPDISRRRLLTSAGALSGAALAAEFLPQNVQRALAAAPSRTGRPNRLSDIKHVVILMQENRSFDHYFGTLPGVRGFGDPAAITLGTGKSVFHQPDPQNPDGYTLPFHLNTSASSAQAIPSTSHAWSVQHSAWNNGKMDNWLPAHRAADGVNGPYTMGYYTEDDIPFHFALAKNFTILDNYHCSLLGPTWPNRLYLMSAWIDPAGVDGGPIISNQHNQLYRWKSYPEALTEAGVSWRVYQEVDNYGTNVLEYFDKIANAPVSSPLYQNALRTYSADRFEHDAAHDKLPTVSWILPTSWQSEHPDYTPAAGADFVAGKIDAIASNPDVWAKTVFILNYDENDGLFDHVPPPTPPAGTAGEFVDGVPIGGGFRVPCVIVSPWTAGGWISSATSDHTSTLQFLERLTGVGIPNITQWRRDTFSDLTSALGFPTRQAPQLPDTKRPLARAVREIATLPAPTLPGVEQSMPGQQHGSRPRPRPGA, from the coding sequence ATGCCCGATATCTCCCGACGCAGGTTGCTGACCTCGGCTGGAGCGCTGAGCGGGGCGGCTTTGGCGGCGGAGTTCCTGCCGCAGAACGTGCAGCGCGCGTTGGCCGCGGCTCCGTCGCGGACCGGGCGGCCGAACCGGCTGTCCGACATCAAGCACGTGGTGATCCTGATGCAGGAGAACCGGTCGTTCGACCACTACTTCGGGACGCTGCCGGGGGTGCGGGGGTTCGGCGACCCGGCCGCGATCACCCTCGGGACCGGCAAGTCCGTGTTCCACCAGCCGGATCCGCAGAACCCTGACGGGTACACGCTGCCGTTCCACCTGAACACCTCGGCCAGCAGTGCGCAGGCCATCCCGTCCACCAGCCACGCGTGGAGCGTGCAGCACAGCGCGTGGAACAACGGGAAGATGGACAACTGGCTGCCGGCGCACCGTGCGGCCGACGGCGTGAACGGCCCGTACACGATGGGCTACTACACCGAGGACGACATCCCGTTCCACTTCGCGCTGGCGAAGAACTTCACCATCCTCGACAACTATCACTGCTCGTTGCTCGGCCCGACGTGGCCGAACCGGCTCTACCTGATGAGCGCGTGGATCGACCCCGCGGGGGTGGACGGCGGTCCGATCATCAGCAACCAGCACAACCAGCTCTACCGCTGGAAGTCGTACCCGGAGGCGCTGACCGAGGCCGGCGTGTCGTGGCGGGTCTACCAGGAGGTGGACAACTACGGCACCAACGTCCTGGAGTACTTCGACAAGATCGCGAACGCGCCGGTCTCCTCGCCGCTGTACCAGAACGCGCTGCGCACGTACTCCGCCGACCGGTTCGAGCACGACGCCGCGCACGACAAGCTGCCCACGGTCTCCTGGATCCTGCCGACCAGCTGGCAGTCCGAGCACCCCGACTACACCCCGGCGGCCGGCGCGGACTTCGTCGCCGGCAAGATCGACGCCATCGCGTCCAACCCGGATGTGTGGGCCAAGACCGTGTTCATCCTGAACTACGACGAGAACGACGGCCTGTTCGACCACGTCCCGCCGCCCACCCCGCCGGCCGGGACCGCGGGCGAGTTCGTCGACGGCGTGCCGATCGGCGGCGGCTTCCGGGTGCCGTGCGTCATCGTCTCCCCGTGGACGGCCGGCGGCTGGATCAGCAGCGCCACCTCCGACCACACCTCCACCCTGCAGTTCCTGGAGCGGCTGACCGGGGTCGGGATCCCGAACATCACGCAGTGGCGCCGCGACACCTTCAGCGACCTGACCTCGGCGCTCGGCTTCCCGACCCGGCAGGCCCCGCAGCTGCCGGACACCAAGCGCCCGCTGGCCCGCGCGGTCCGCGAGATCGCGACGCTGCCCGCGCCGACGCTGCCCGGCGTGGAGCAGTCGATGCCCGGACAGCAGCACGGCAGCCGTCCGCGTCCCCGTCCCGGCGCCTGA
- a CDS encoding beta-propeller fold lactonase family protein, whose translation MAASVAAVAVVAVGAIAIAAGSSTTASSKAHPVAAAQVPVAAVPAAAAGSPGYQVYVAAAGGYAVATFNTRTGAQGPTYGNDSAMGIALSPDHKKLYVANTGQYGVLVYDVASKQSTTIQVGAYPQDVAVSPDGKTVYATVTGGDTGPGGSNKVAVIDTASLKVTGQITVGTAPRRIVLSADGSRAYVGTEQGVSVIDTKSRRTVGVVPTPADVQGLALSPDGAELYATAPDEDQVLAISTRTRSVQHTFPAGAEPWSVGVLPDGSKLYVADINSNSVSVLDAHSGRTTATITVGSLPTAIGVTPDGTQVWVGNTLSGSVSVIDTASGKVVAQIPGGPGTSALDSAPVDIVFAPAS comes from the coding sequence GTGGCGGCGTCCGTCGCGGCGGTCGCCGTCGTCGCGGTCGGCGCCATCGCGATCGCGGCCGGATCGTCGACGACGGCCTCGTCGAAGGCGCACCCCGTTGCGGCGGCGCAGGTCCCGGTCGCGGCCGTGCCGGCCGCCGCAGCCGGCTCGCCGGGCTACCAGGTCTACGTCGCGGCGGCCGGCGGCTACGCCGTCGCCACCTTCAACACCCGCACCGGCGCCCAGGGCCCGACCTACGGCAACGACTCGGCCATGGGCATCGCCCTGTCGCCGGACCACAAGAAGCTGTACGTCGCGAACACCGGCCAGTACGGCGTGCTCGTCTACGACGTCGCGTCGAAGCAGAGCACGACGATCCAGGTCGGGGCCTACCCGCAGGACGTCGCGGTCTCGCCCGACGGCAAGACCGTCTACGCCACGGTCACCGGCGGCGACACCGGCCCCGGCGGCTCGAACAAGGTCGCGGTGATCGACACCGCCTCGCTGAAGGTCACCGGCCAGATCACCGTCGGCACCGCGCCCCGCCGGATCGTCCTGAGCGCCGACGGCAGCCGGGCCTACGTCGGGACCGAGCAGGGCGTCTCCGTCATCGACACCAAGTCGCGGCGGACCGTCGGTGTCGTGCCGACGCCCGCCGACGTCCAGGGCCTGGCGCTCAGCCCCGACGGCGCCGAACTGTACGCGACCGCCCCGGACGAGGACCAGGTCCTGGCCATCTCCACCCGGACCCGGTCGGTCCAGCACACGTTCCCGGCCGGCGCCGAGCCCTGGTCGGTCGGCGTGCTGCCGGACGGTTCGAAGCTCTACGTCGCGGACATCAACTCCAACAGCGTCTCGGTGCTCGACGCGCACAGCGGCCGCACCACCGCGACGATCACTGTCGGTTCGCTGCCCACGGCCATCGGCGTGACGCCTGACGGCACGCAGGTGTGGGTGGGGAACACGCTGTCCGGCAGCGTGTCGGTGATCGACACCGCCTCGGGCAAGGTGGTCGCGCAGATTCCGGGCGGGCCCGGTACCTCCGCGCTGGACTCCGCGCCGGTGGACATCGTGTTCGCTCCCGCGTCCTGA
- a CDS encoding RICIN domain-containing protein: MNKIFGLLAPAVALTAAAVAGTGAAAAQAAPAPASHAGSHVVKPFDGVFEPIRNVGNNLCLEPTQPAGPNSPVLQEPCAQPGTPGNDFILQGWQTIQLSGSTYKFINNGSGACLFAFTSAHNGAPMGLDTCRNVSNEEFDAHTTLPNVSVLESKIGFSDTGFCMDVPGASTNTGLQLQLFNCNGTLAQRWVIGFPPPAP, from the coding sequence ATGAACAAGATCTTCGGGCTGCTCGCCCCCGCGGTGGCGCTCACCGCCGCCGCGGTCGCGGGCACCGGGGCGGCCGCGGCCCAGGCCGCGCCGGCCCCCGCCTCGCACGCCGGCTCGCACGTCGTCAAGCCCTTCGACGGCGTCTTCGAGCCGATCCGGAACGTCGGCAACAACCTGTGTCTGGAGCCTACCCAGCCGGCCGGGCCGAACTCGCCGGTCCTGCAGGAGCCCTGCGCACAGCCTGGCACCCCCGGCAACGATTTCATCCTGCAGGGCTGGCAGACCATCCAGCTCAGCGGCAGCACGTACAAGTTCATCAACAACGGGAGCGGCGCCTGCCTGTTCGCGTTCACCAGCGCCCACAACGGTGCGCCGATGGGCCTGGACACCTGCCGCAACGTCAGCAACGAGGAGTTCGACGCGCACACCACGCTGCCGAACGTCAGCGTGCTGGAGTCGAAGATCGGCTTCAGCGACACCGGGTTCTGCATGGACGTCCCCGGCGCCTCGACCAACACCGGGCTCCAGCTGCAGCTGTTCAACTGCAACGGGACGCTCGCACAGCGCTGGGTCATCGGCTTCCCGCCGCCCGCGCCGTGA
- a CDS encoding ricin-type beta-trefoil lectin domain protein, producing MTSGRIRSALQPAHRSRFAIIAALSLGAVVTGAGTSSAAVAPITGPVYGLHGLCIDDTAFGTADGTPVQIYQCNNGSNQQWTLTNPQFGQNTTLTVYGKCLDAQGGGTSDGTPVVLSTCTGASDQAWTLEYAGAWVNVKSGKCLDDTAYGNSGTPLQIWDCNNGNNQYWHAAGLPTG from the coding sequence ATGACCAGTGGACGCATTCGATCCGCGCTTCAGCCCGCACACCGCTCGCGGTTCGCGATCATCGCGGCCCTGTCGCTCGGTGCCGTGGTGACCGGCGCGGGGACCAGCTCCGCCGCCGTCGCTCCGATCACCGGGCCCGTCTACGGCCTGCACGGACTCTGCATCGACGACACGGCCTTCGGCACGGCGGACGGCACCCCGGTCCAGATCTACCAGTGCAACAACGGCAGCAACCAGCAGTGGACGCTCACCAACCCGCAGTTCGGCCAGAACACCACGCTCACCGTCTACGGCAAGTGCCTCGACGCCCAGGGCGGCGGTACCTCGGACGGCACTCCCGTCGTCCTGTCGACCTGCACTGGCGCCTCCGACCAGGCATGGACCCTGGAGTACGCCGGGGCCTGGGTCAACGTGAAGTCCGGAAAGTGCCTCGACGACACCGCATACGGCAACTCAGGGACCCCGCTGCAGATCTGGGACTGCAACAACGGCAACAACCAGTACTGGCACGCCGCCGGGCTGCCGACCGGCTGA
- a CDS encoding acyl-CoA dehydrogenase family protein, whose product MSFVDVEIPAGHILDPVERGAGAEQDNKGLAALGLTVAAIYLGVAHAAQKAFHRFAHERIPANLGHPIARTDRFRDAASEIEVNLAGARQLLYSVADQYDRGEDPEPKAAQSARILAVRQANAAVALAVRLLGNPGLSRGLPLERHLRDIQFAAVHAPQDDIVLRQLGTAALDAGA is encoded by the coding sequence GTGAGCTTCGTTGACGTCGAGATCCCGGCCGGGCACATCCTGGACCCGGTCGAGCGCGGGGCCGGAGCCGAGCAGGACAACAAGGGCCTGGCCGCGCTCGGGCTGACCGTCGCGGCGATCTACCTGGGCGTCGCGCACGCGGCGCAGAAGGCTTTCCACCGCTTCGCGCATGAGCGCATCCCCGCGAACCTGGGGCACCCGATCGCGCGCACCGACCGCTTCCGCGACGCGGCCAGCGAGATCGAGGTGAACCTGGCCGGGGCACGGCAGCTGCTCTACTCGGTCGCCGACCAGTACGACCGCGGGGAGGACCCGGAGCCGAAGGCCGCGCAGTCCGCGCGGATCCTGGCCGTGCGTCAGGCGAACGCGGCCGTGGCGCTGGCGGTGCGGTTGCTCGGCAACCCCGGGCTCAGCCGGGGGTTGCCGCTGGAGCGGCACCTGCGCGATATCCAGTTCGCCGCGGTCCACGCGCCGCAGGACGACATCGTGCTGCGGCAGCTGGGGACGGCCGCGTTGGACGCCGGGGCGTGA
- a CDS encoding ABC transporter substrate-binding protein: protein MSALRRPSRLAALIAATAATAATALAASACASSTSPAGTAKAADAQGADPSSVTLRVGVTGWNNFEAALKVAGLDDTPYHVSWSVFSGGNLQLQAIQSGALDVADSSEIPPVFAAAGGTVNFKVVAVQKANTLLQELVVGKGSAVTSVAGLKGRKVGYVQNTTAQYFLDKLLVQAGLSWKDITPVPLTPNQGVAALSSGSIAAFASYGNSIITAHAGGATTIGSGEQILSGNFPWEVSNSLLGDAGQKAALVDLLVRINKAYAYIRDGHQQPFAQATATATNEPVSEALSQLTADEAQQQTRIVPTSTAAIASEQAVSDVFSGINALPKTVTVPSFWSTDLDAAFAKALDAAGEPTS from the coding sequence ATGTCCGCGCTGCGCAGGCCGTCACGCCTGGCCGCCCTGATCGCCGCCACCGCCGCCACCGCCGCGACCGCCCTGGCCGCGTCGGCCTGCGCGAGTTCCACCTCCCCGGCCGGCACCGCCAAAGCCGCCGACGCGCAGGGCGCCGACCCGTCCTCGGTCACGCTGCGCGTCGGCGTGACCGGCTGGAACAACTTCGAGGCCGCGCTGAAGGTCGCGGGCCTGGACGACACCCCCTACCACGTCAGCTGGTCCGTGTTCAGCGGCGGCAACCTCCAGCTCCAGGCCATCCAGTCCGGCGCGCTCGACGTCGCCGACAGCAGCGAGATACCGCCGGTCTTCGCGGCCGCGGGCGGCACGGTGAACTTCAAGGTCGTGGCCGTGCAGAAGGCAAACACGCTGCTGCAGGAACTGGTCGTGGGCAAGGGATCGGCCGTCACGAGCGTGGCCGGGCTCAAGGGCCGCAAGGTCGGCTACGTGCAGAACACCACGGCGCAGTACTTCTTGGACAAGCTGCTCGTGCAGGCGGGGCTGTCCTGGAAGGACATCACTCCGGTACCGCTGACACCGAATCAGGGCGTCGCGGCGCTCAGCTCGGGCTCCATCGCGGCTTTCGCCAGCTACGGCAACTCGATCATCACCGCGCACGCCGGCGGCGCCACCACCATCGGCTCCGGCGAGCAGATCCTGTCCGGCAACTTCCCGTGGGAGGTGTCGAACTCTCTGCTCGGCGACGCCGGGCAGAAGGCGGCGCTCGTGGACCTGCTCGTCCGGATCAACAAGGCCTACGCCTATATCCGCGACGGCCATCAGCAGCCTTTCGCGCAGGCCACGGCGACCGCCACCAACGAGCCGGTGAGCGAGGCGCTGAGCCAGCTCACCGCGGACGAGGCCCAGCAGCAGACCCGCATCGTGCCGACCAGTACCGCCGCGATCGCCTCGGAGCAGGCCGTCTCGGACGTCTTCAGCGGTATCAATGCTCTGCCGAAGACGGTCACGGTGCCGTCCTTCTGGTCCACCGACCTGGACGCCGCGTTCGCCAAGGCCCTCGACGCCGCCGGGGAGCCGACGTCATGA
- a CDS encoding LLM class flavin-dependent oxidoreductase produces the protein MPVEFISAINANRASDVDPGAGNGFDHEFALEYARVLDEGGFDYTLVPYSSSWIDANQFAQFVVNHTERLKPMLAHRPGVIFPTHAARAFATLDQIGRGRLAIHIIAGGQDVEQRREGDYLSKAERYARADEYIQILRRAWTETEPFDHEGPYYQFEGFRSEIRPYQDAIPVSVGGSSEEAYRVGGRQGDIFGLWGEPLAETKQQIDSVNAQADAAGRPHPRIWVSFRPIVAATDDLAWERAHELLGRIETGYADRAAQRHYPRAGTAVPQNVGSQRLLALAARGELHDRALWTAPAKATNAAGSSTALVGSPETVAAALLDYVDIGCELLSIRGFDPFDDAIGYAKHVLPLVRQELAHRRPAAV, from the coding sequence ATGCCCGTCGAGTTCATCAGTGCCATCAACGCCAACCGCGCCTCCGACGTCGACCCCGGCGCCGGCAACGGGTTCGACCACGAGTTCGCCCTCGAATACGCACGCGTGCTGGACGAAGGAGGGTTCGACTACACCCTGGTCCCGTACAGCTCCAGCTGGATCGACGCCAACCAGTTCGCGCAGTTCGTGGTCAACCACACCGAACGCCTCAAGCCGATGCTCGCGCACCGGCCCGGCGTGATCTTCCCGACGCACGCCGCGCGCGCCTTCGCCACCCTCGACCAGATCGGCCGGGGCCGGCTGGCGATCCACATCATCGCCGGCGGCCAGGACGTCGAGCAGCGGCGCGAGGGCGACTACCTGTCCAAAGCCGAACGGTACGCGCGCGCCGACGAGTACATCCAGATCCTGCGGCGTGCCTGGACCGAGACCGAGCCGTTCGACCACGAGGGCCCGTACTACCAGTTCGAGGGCTTCCGCTCCGAGATCCGGCCGTATCAGGACGCGATCCCGGTCTCGGTCGGCGGTTCCTCCGAGGAGGCGTACCGGGTCGGCGGCCGGCAGGGCGACATCTTCGGTCTGTGGGGCGAGCCGCTGGCGGAGACCAAGCAGCAGATCGATTCGGTCAACGCGCAGGCCGACGCGGCGGGCCGTCCGCATCCGCGCATCTGGGTCTCCTTCCGCCCGATCGTCGCCGCCACCGACGACCTGGCCTGGGAGCGGGCCCACGAACTGCTCGGCCGGATCGAGACCGGGTACGCCGACCGCGCCGCCCAGCGCCACTACCCGAGGGCCGGGACGGCCGTGCCGCAGAACGTCGGCTCGCAGCGGCTGCTCGCCCTCGCCGCGCGCGGCGAGCTGCACGATCGCGCGCTGTGGACCGCGCCGGCCAAGGCGACCAACGCCGCCGGCAGCTCCACCGCCCTGGTCGGCAGCCCCGAGACGGTCGCGGCCGCGCTGCTGGACTACGTCGACATCGGCTGCGAGCTGCTCTCGATCCGCGGCTTCGACCCCTTCGACGACGCGATCGGCTACGCCAAGCACGTCCTGCCGCTGGTGCGCCAGGAGCTCGCGCACCGCCGGCCCGCCGCTGTCTGA